In the genome of Candidatus Eisenbacteria bacterium, one region contains:
- a CDS encoding DinB family protein produces MSENPYPMILTQVKAFFNRTIRNLDEEDSNFAPTPEAFTAAQQVAHTAQTIDWFVKGAFDPEGFSMDFEGAHKEISAVTSLSEAKAWFDRSMDNAVKVFENRSMEEINQMIPKNPIINGPRHVIVGGISDHTAHHRGALSLYSRLCGKIPPMPYGE; encoded by the coding sequence TATCCGATGATTCTCACACAGGTGAAGGCGTTCTTTAACCGCACGATCCGCAATCTGGATGAGGAAGATTCGAATTTCGCGCCCACACCGGAGGCCTTTACCGCCGCCCAGCAGGTGGCCCACACCGCACAGACGATTGATTGGTTTGTCAAAGGGGCCTTCGATCCTGAGGGTTTCTCGATGGATTTTGAGGGGGCCCATAAAGAGATCAGCGCCGTCACCTCCTTAAGCGAGGCGAAGGCCTGGTTTGACCGATCAATGGACAATGCGGTCAAGGTCTTTGAAAACCGATCGATGGAAGAGATCAACCAGATGATCCCCAAAAATCCGATCATCAATGGACCCCGTCATGTCATCGTGGGCGGCATCTCGGATCACACGGCGCATCATCGCGGCGCCCTCTCGCTCTATTCACGGCTGTGCGGGAAAATCCCGCCGATGCCCTACGGAGAGTAA